In Clupea harengus chromosome 12, Ch_v2.0.2, whole genome shotgun sequence, the sequence TGCATTTGATCCTGTGAACCGCTGCTCCCCAGTCACCACACTCTCATCACAGTCATTAGCAGCATTAACTAGTGCATCCCATTATTAGCTtccagacacagagacagagacagagagagagagagagagagagagagagagcgagcgagagggagggagggagggagggagggaggggggaagactCAAACATCTGCTTCTGCTAATTAACTGGATGTCACTTTTGTGATGTTAAACCTGTGGAGAACAGAGTGTGTTTAAGAAAAGACATGCTTATGAAAACACCTGAGGGTCGAGCTGATTTGATTAAAGCGTTTGTTTTTTCTGTGAATGCTGATGAGCCTCTAATAGAGTACTCTAGGGTGGTATGGTGGTACGGTTAAGcagaagggagagatgaagcTCAGTGTTTCAGTCGCTGTGTAGATCGCAAAAGCACATGGCCGGGAATGGCCTGGTCATACATCTGTTGTCAGAGAGAAATTACACTCACAAGGATATACAgaacattaacatttattgtGATTAAAACCAAACTAGCAAATGTAATTTAgtttgaattgttttcaacagaTTGGTCAAAATGTTAAAATCCTGCTCTCTGCTCTTGACAATTCTTAAaaaatgttgtgtttattaatgTGTTTTAATAATACGGTTTAACTCATTTTAATTAACTTTAAATGggcatttcatttgttttccaCTGAACCATTTTCTTTGTCTCGGGATGCTTTGCATTGAGGAAAAAATTGATAGAGGAACATATAGCTTTCAAAAGACTGTTGGCTGTTGTCTGACCGGACAATCTTTTTCTCGATCCCTCTCAGGATAATGTGAACCTGCTTCTCACTGAAGAGGAGATGTACAGCCTCATGGAGACCTTCAAGCAGTGCAAGATCATCCCTGGTGCGTACCTCAGAATCAGCATGATCAGCATCTAACAGTACCATGCCTGAGGAAAAAATACAGTACTGGTAGTCGGAAGCGCCAAATTAAACAGTTACAGTTTGTATAAAGTAATGATGTTCTATAGTTTGACAATGTAGTGGCATGTTTACAAATTATTTAGGACAAATGATTGGACTTTGTATAATGTCTGAACCTGTGTCAGGTATATGCCATCAAGCCCTGTCTGTTCAGTGGTATATCTTGTGCGGGTGTCAGGGTGGAGTATAAAGTGTAGTGTGTATTAGTTAAGAGTGAAGTTTATATTAGTTGAGGTGTATGTAGtggagatattgtgtgtgtgcaacctgCAAGTACCAGCAGAGTCCTGCACCTAACTCATGACCTTGGAGGCgagcgtgctagcaaggaggctaaaacccatgggtgttAGCATCTGTTGTCAGCATGCCTCTCaaggtgtcggggagtgaggattactcactgcacagctctgtacCCGCTGGCTCCTGTTACCGTTATCGGGTGATGTCACAAGCCCTGCCTATATCCCATAGAATCCTTCCTGGTGTCGGATGAGCTGCTCCAGTACCGGCACTTTGTCTCCAAGCAACTGTTTGACAAGGACCTgacagatgaggaggaggaggaggcgctggCCCAGTTTGCTGCTCTTGACCCGGAAAAGCGCGGCCAGATCGAATGGGCCGACTTCCTGTACCATGAGTCTCTGTCTGTGCTCAGGAAGTTCCGCACAGAGGTAACATGAACTAAATAGTCCTTGGACTCTAGGGTTAGGGTCGACATTGCACCTACTAGGTATTAGGTGTAAGTTTTAAAGTATAGCTTAAGTCTCCTGAAGATATGTGATTTGGTGCcacagtactgtatattcaAACTAGGCAAAGATAGAATTTACGCTCTTCTGGTGCAACCAGCTGTAGTGAGTTTATTTACTGTAAGGCTTATGTCAGTTACAGTAACATTGACttaaactacatctcccagaattcCCTGGTGCGGTTGCTGACACCGAAGGAACGGGACCGGGCTCGCGCAGTGTTCCAGAGTTTGGACCAAGACAAAGACGGGATCATCACAGGGAGTGAGACCCTACGGGCCCAAACATCCTGGTTCCAGAAGCTCAGTCAAGAGCAGGAGTCCCAGTCCTGTAATGTCAGGTGAGCAG encodes:
- the phf24 gene encoding PHD finger protein 24 isoform X1, with amino-acid sequence MCDVCEVWTADDLFPCRTCTRVFHDGCVRELGYLRAEALQAMKDTAHTTAGWSCYYCDNVNLLLTEEEMYSLMETFKQCKIIPESFLVSDELLQYRHFVSKQLFDKDLTDEEEEEALAQFAALDPEKRGQIEWADFLYHESLSVLRKFRTENSLVRLLTPKERDRARAVFQSLDQDKDGIITGSETLRAQTSWFQKLSQEQESQSCNVRLMGLCSPVSSMGISHVGPISENSPASSGSERSRDKDDNWAVSWDAFLRESSIYILAARPNSSAMHIRLPQ
- the phf24 gene encoding PHD finger protein 24 isoform X2; protein product: MCDVCEVWTADDLFPCRTCTRVFHDGCVRELGYLRAEALQAMKDTAHTTAGWSCYYCDNVNLLLTEEEMYSLMETFKQCKIIPESFLVSDELLQYRHFVSKQLFDKDLTDEEEEEALAQFAALDPEKRGQIEWADFLYHESLSVLRKFRTENSLVRLLTPKERDRARAVFQSLDQDKDGIITGSETLRAQTSWFQKLSQEQESQSCNVSISHVGPISENSPASSGSERSRDKDDNWAVSWDAFLRESSIYILAARPNSSAMHIRLPQ